Proteins encoded together in one Neosynechococcus sphagnicola sy1 window:
- a CDS encoding E3 ubiquitin ligase family protein has translation MGIFGGILLVVGIVLFFVQKHHKEKLRSVRLARSAAIADLNLIAAEIAQEMGQGSWRDYVKVNGKIQCDQPLNSELKQSPCVYYSMNVTREYEETVTRQDSEGKTVRETQRGSETIASNSQSTPFYVQDKTGKILVSPDTADIETVQILNEFRQGKQSSGSLSFGNFSIDLNVSLGSGGRRTLGYRYTESILPVGRNVFVLATASDETGELTLRRPTESGRKFVISLKSEDELAKDTQRVITYSFYGMIASLVIGVVLLLLALVS, from the coding sequence ATGGGGATTTTTGGCGGTATCTTGCTAGTCGTTGGCATTGTTTTGTTCTTTGTTCAGAAGCACCACAAAGAAAAGCTGCGGAGTGTGCGGCTAGCTCGGTCAGCGGCGATCGCCGATCTCAATCTCATTGCCGCTGAGATTGCGCAAGAAATGGGGCAGGGCAGCTGGCGAGATTACGTCAAGGTCAATGGCAAGATCCAGTGTGATCAACCCCTGAACTCAGAGCTGAAGCAGTCTCCCTGTGTCTATTACTCCATGAACGTTACCCGCGAGTATGAAGAGACCGTCACCCGCCAAGACAGTGAGGGTAAAACCGTGCGGGAAACTCAGCGCGGTTCTGAAACCATTGCTAGCAACTCCCAATCCACCCCTTTTTATGTCCAGGACAAAACCGGCAAAATTCTGGTCAGTCCTGACACTGCCGATATTGAAACAGTCCAGATTCTGAACGAATTTCGTCAGGGCAAGCAAAGTTCTGGCAGTCTTTCCTTTGGTAATTTCTCGATCGACCTCAATGTCAGTCTGGGGTCTGGTGGACGTCGGACTCTGGGCTATCGCTACACCGAGTCGATTTTACCCGTGGGTCGGAATGTGTTTGTCTTGGCAACCGCCAGTGATGAGACCGGGGAGTTAACCCTGCGCCGACCCACAGAATCTGGTCGCAAGTTTGTGATTTCCCTGAAGTCGGAGGATGAATTGGCCAAGGACACACAACGGGTGATTACCTACTCGTTTTATGGCATGATTGCTTCCCTTGTGATAGGAGTGGTGCTATTACTGCTGGCACTGGTGAGTTAG
- a CDS encoding phosphoribosylanthranilate isomerase: MRVKICGITKPDQGRAIAELGATALGFICVPGSPRYVSPQQIREVVNCLPQGQTPDRIGVFVDANLTVICQTAITAGLTGIQLHGQESPNFCQQLRQMLPGMELIKALRVQTLTTLHQGSAYQDWIDTLLLDAYHPQRLGGTGQILDWQQLQDYSPPLPWFLAGGLTPDNVLAALGQLKPNGIDLSSGVERSPGDKDLDRVARLFEQLRP; encoded by the coding sequence ATGCGGGTAAAAATCTGCGGCATTACCAAACCAGACCAAGGACGGGCGATCGCCGAACTAGGAGCCACGGCACTGGGATTCATCTGTGTTCCGGGATCTCCTCGCTATGTGTCTCCCCAGCAAATTCGGGAGGTGGTCAATTGCCTGCCCCAAGGGCAAACACCAGACCGGATTGGGGTATTTGTCGATGCCAACCTGACGGTGATTTGCCAGACGGCAATTACTGCTGGACTCACCGGAATACAACTCCACGGTCAGGAGTCCCCTAATTTTTGTCAGCAATTGCGGCAGATGCTGCCTGGGATGGAACTAATTAAGGCACTGCGAGTTCAGACCTTGACAACCCTGCACCAAGGGAGTGCTTATCAAGACTGGATTGACACCCTGCTCTTGGATGCCTATCATCCCCAACGACTGGGGGGCACCGGACAGATCCTCGACTGGCAGCAGCTTCAGGATTACTCCCCGCCCCTGCCTTGGTTCTTGGCGGGCGGTCTCACCCCAGATAATGTGCTGGCAGCCTTGGGTCAGCTAAAACCCAATGGCATTGACCTCTCCAGCGGGGTAGAGCGCAGCCCTGGCGATAAGGATTTAGATCGGGTGGCGCGGCTGTTTGAGCAGTTGCGCCCATAG
- the psaK gene encoding photosystem I reaction center subunit PsaK, translated as MLDSTLLGVAQHTTGRLADWSVGVGVVMIGCNLFAIAVGRFAIQNAGEAGLSLPGKVPALWKRFGLPELLATVSLGHVLGAGVILGLTNAGML; from the coding sequence GTGCTTGACTCGACGTTACTAGGGGTTGCCCAACATACAACGGGTCGTCTGGCTGACTGGTCCGTGGGCGTTGGAGTGGTGATGATTGGCTGTAACTTGTTCGCGATCGCGGTCGGTCGCTTTGCCATTCAAAACGCCGGGGAAGCAGGGCTATCCCTACCGGGCAAAGTTCCGGCACTGTGGAAGCGTTTTGGCCTACCCGAACTTCTGGCAACCGTGAGCCTCGGCCATGTGTTAGGAGCGGGTGTTATTTTAGGGCTGACGAACGCTGGAATGCTCTAA
- a CDS encoding Mo-dependent nitrogenase C-terminal domain-containing protein, with amino-acid sequence MTSVVKPSYSDEQIVAWLRGLLAIAWADGNFNPEEQQFIASLTHGELAARTDLERLQPITATELATALGPESNIRENFLRTAVMVAVADGLYSSREDQVLHQLATALEQKPEALEALRLTLCVPDEADPVNAGEDSESANLLARQRLVAVDPHADTKPDLLHPVRDWLDQLEIQDPRVARFLCKMIPSQCPFERDINLFGHKVVHIPPLCKLNPLYEQLVFLRFRALSYLADDCQEDVSTYC; translated from the coding sequence ATGACGAGCGTCGTGAAACCTTCCTACAGCGATGAACAGATCGTGGCCTGGCTCCGGGGACTGCTGGCGATCGCCTGGGCCGATGGCAACTTCAATCCTGAAGAACAGCAGTTCATAGCCTCCCTCACCCACGGGGAACTGGCCGCCCGGACTGATTTAGAGAGATTGCAACCGATTACTGCCACCGAACTTGCCACAGCTCTAGGGCCTGAAAGCAACATCCGCGAAAACTTCTTAAGAACAGCGGTCATGGTAGCTGTGGCAGACGGCCTTTACTCCAGCCGTGAAGATCAGGTATTGCACCAGTTGGCAACGGCACTGGAACAAAAGCCAGAGGCACTGGAGGCGCTACGCCTCACCCTGTGTGTGCCGGATGAGGCAGATCCAGTGAATGCCGGAGAGGATAGCGAAAGCGCCAACCTCTTGGCTCGCCAACGCCTGGTAGCGGTAGACCCCCATGCAGACACCAAACCCGATCTGCTACATCCGGTAAGAGACTGGCTGGATCAACTGGAGATTCAGGATCCACGGGTGGCTCGTTTCCTCTGCAAGATGATCCCGTCCCAGTGTCCCTTTGAGCGAGATATCAACCTCTTCGGGCATAAAGTCGTCCATATCCCCCCCCTGTGTAAGCTGAATCCGCTCTATGAACAGCTCGTGTTTCTGCGATTCCGAGCCTTATCCTATCTGGCCGATGATTGCCAGGAAGATGTTTCAACTTACTGTTAG
- a CDS encoding EamA family transporter, with the protein MSILMSVAGQFFLKAGALRLGKVNSTNIISHLVSIVTTPELLAGLTCYGLGAFAYILLLTRVKLSVAAPSIALVYVFSVMIGFLIFREPVPLSRVFGLGLIVGGVVLVVWKS; encoded by the coding sequence ATGTCGATCCTGATGAGTGTGGCAGGGCAGTTTTTCTTAAAGGCAGGGGCACTACGTCTGGGAAAGGTCAATTCCACGAATATTATCAGCCACCTCGTGAGTATTGTCACCACTCCTGAACTCCTAGCGGGTCTGACCTGCTATGGCTTGGGAGCCTTTGCCTACATTTTGCTGCTCACCCGGGTCAAGCTTAGCGTCGCCGCCCCTTCCATTGCCCTGGTTTATGTGTTCTCGGTGATGATTGGATTTCTGATCTTTCGCGAACCCGTCCCCCTCAGTCGTGTCTTCGGACTGGGATTAATTGTGGGCGGCGTGGTGCTAGTGGTCTGGAAAAGTTAA
- a CDS encoding molybdopterin oxidoreductase family protein: MTGISHQRLREVGPLQWPCPEGEPLDLSPKRLYTDCQFQTPDGRAKFAAYHSRGLAEPPDPEYPWVLTTGRLYGHWHTQTRTGRIDKIRQMHPAPFIEIHPRDAATLQIQPGDLVKVQSRRGYAQFPAKVTAAIAPGTVFVPMHWGELWAEQAEANALTHAESCPDSGQPELKACAVQLRSALS; encoded by the coding sequence ATGACCGGGATCAGTCACCAGCGACTACGGGAGGTCGGGCCGTTACAGTGGCCCTGTCCAGAGGGCGAACCCCTGGATTTGTCACCGAAACGTCTCTACACCGATTGCCAGTTCCAGACCCCCGATGGTCGGGCTAAATTCGCCGCCTATCACTCCCGAGGGTTGGCAGAACCCCCCGATCCGGAGTACCCCTGGGTGTTAACAACGGGTAGGCTCTACGGTCACTGGCATACCCAAACCCGCACCGGGCGTATTGATAAAATCCGGCAAATGCATCCAGCGCCCTTTATTGAAATTCATCCCCGTGATGCTGCGACCCTCCAGATTCAACCTGGGGACTTGGTAAAGGTTCAGTCTCGCCGGGGTTATGCGCAATTCCCGGCCAAGGTGACTGCGGCGATCGCCCCTGGCACTGTATTTGTGCCCATGCATTGGGGAGAACTTTGGGCTGAACAGGCGGAAGCCAATGCGCTTACCCATGCCGAGTCCTGTCCTGATTCGGGGCAACCAGAGCTGAAAGCCTGCGCCGTGCAGCTGCGATCCGCCCTGAGCTGA
- a CDS encoding molybdopterin-dependent oxidoreductase, which yields MGINQSREGTAKVRTLINLHLMTAQIGKPGAGPFFTDGPAQCHGGREAGGLSHLLPGYRSVKDPQHRAEVEQFWGLPPGQISPYPGRTAWEMILGLETGAVGLLWIAATNPVVSLPDLARTKAALRQSAFTIYQEAYYPTETSAYAHVLLPATQWSEKTGTMTNSERRVTLCPAFQAPCGEDREDWASFCRRRTAARVWRAVPL from the coding sequence ATGGGTATCAACCAGTCTCGGGAAGGGACTGCGAAAGTTCGCACCTTGATTAATCTGCACCTGATGACGGCGCAGATTGGTAAGCCCGGAGCGGGGCCGTTTTTCACTGACGGGCCAGCCCAATGCCATGGGGGGCGGGAAGCGGGGGGGCTGTCTCACCTCTTACCGGGTTATCGGTCGGTCAAAGATCCACAGCACCGGGCAGAAGTTGAGCAGTTTTGGGGGCTGCCCCCCGGACAAATTTCCCCCTATCCGGGGCGAACTGCCTGGGAGATGATTCTGGGTCTGGAAACGGGAGCCGTGGGCTTACTCTGGATCGCCGCCACGAATCCGGTGGTCAGTCTCCCCGATCTAGCGCGGACCAAGGCGGCGCTGCGGCAGTCTGCATTCACCATCTATCAAGAAGCCTACTATCCCACCGAAACCTCTGCCTACGCCCATGTGCTTTTGCCCGCAACCCAGTGGAGCGAGAAAACGGGAACCATGACCAACTCCGAGCGCCGCGTCACTCTCTGCCCTGCCTTTCAAGCCCCCTGCGGCGAAGATCGGGAGGATTGGGCGAGTTTTTGCCGACGTCGGACGGCGGCTCGGGTTTGGAGAGCAGTTCCCCTTTGA